TTTGGCAAGATGAGTAACATATTTGCGATACGATTCAATGTCGAGCTTGCTATCATCCGAAAAAGGGGCAATTACCGGTATATAAATTCCTTGAACATGTTGTTCATTCATCATAATCAACTACCTCTTCCCGTTATATTGAAACTAATGTAACATAGGAATCAGCATCACAGTTACCTATAACAAATGATAGTTGTCATCAATATTTTCGATGAGGTGAGCAAGTTGGATTTAATCTATCTTCAGACGTTCAGAGAAGTCGCAATTCGTGAGAGCTTCACCAGAGCCGCAGAGGTGCTGGGTTATGCACAATCCAGTGTGACTACGCAAATTCAGAAGCTGGAAAAAGCATATCAGGTCAAACTGTTTGAACGCTACAGCAATAACAAGATTCGTCTGACTTCTGCCGGGGAAGAGCTGTTCAAGCTTGCCGGACAGATGTTGGAATTGTTTGAGCAGTCCAAGGAAAAAATGGCGAAGCAGGGTGGCGGCTCCTTAACAATCGGTACGATGGACTCTATCGCTTCTTACTTTTTACCTCCATATATGCAAGCCACCCGTAAGGAATACCCGGAACTGAACATACGATTGCATACGAATCGTGAGGGGTTGATTTTGCATCAGGTTAGGGAGGGTGAAGCCGATATCGGGCTTATTCTCGCAGATGATTCGAGCGATCCGGCATTGCAGTGGATTACTATTCGCCAAGAACCGCTTTTGCTGATCGTGCATCC
Above is a window of Paenibacillus sp. E222 DNA encoding:
- a CDS encoding LysR family transcriptional regulator; this translates as MDLIYLQTFREVAIRESFTRAAEVLGYAQSSVTTQIQKLEKAYQVKLFERYSNNKIRLTSAGEELFKLAGQMLELFEQSKEKMAKQGGGSLTIGTMDSIASYFLPPYMQATRKEYPELNIRLHTNREGLILHQVREGEADIGLILADDSSDPALQWITIRQEPLLLIVHPQHPLIAKTQIELNDLKDMEWIMPEDTCNYRQLLERVLRANSIPYRIGLELGNPEAIKRSIKSGEGISILPQMAVMEEIERGELKALPLEHAELQLEIQLVLHPKKWVSNALHDFMESLKK